The genomic DNA CCCGCAGCAGCCCACCCGGCGGGTTGACGAACGACGTCGACCCAGCCGCGACCACCAGCCCCTGCCGCGCCAGATTCACCAGCGTCGTAGTCTCATCGGGCACCTGCACCCACACCACGAACCCGTCCGGACTCCCGGTGGCGGTCAACCCGGACCGGGCGAACGCGGCCAGGGCAGCCTGCCGACGGCGCCGATACACAGCGCGGGCCCGGAGCAGCGTGTCGGCAGTCTGCTGATCCTCGATCAGAGCAGCCAGAGCATTCTGGAGGATCCGGCTGTTGGACGCCATGCCGAAGCTGCGCAACCGGATGGTCCTTTCGATCAGCTCGGCGCTGCCGCCCATCACCGCAGTCCGCAGATCGATGCCGAATGCCTTGCAGTAACTTCGGATTCGCAGCACCTGCCCCGGGAGGCAAGTCCCCAGTGTCGCGGGCTCCCCGTCTGTCAGCGGGCCTGCGCTGTCGTCCTCCACAATCCAGGTGTGCGGCGCGCGGTCGGCCATCAGTGCAGCCAGGCGCGTCGCGCGCTGCTCGCTGAGCGCACCGGACACCGCATAAGCGCCGCTGGGTTGCAGCACCACCGCGGTCACCCCGGCGTCCAGCGCGGCGCTCACCGAGGCGATGGTGGGGCCCTCGGCGTCGGCACGCACCGCCACCGGCTCGATCCCGAGACCGCGCAGGATCTCCAGATATCCAGGACTGACGGGCTCCTCCACTGCCACCGGACCGCCACCTGCCGCTGCCGCGGTGGCAAGCACCACCGCCTCGGTGCCGCCACCCACGCAGTTCCACGCCTGCGCCTCGAACGGCCACTCACCGGCCACGCTGCGCAACAGCCGCGGCGTGATGTAGGCCCGCTGCGCGGCATGCAGGTCCGGAGTGTCGAGCGCCCGCACGAGTGCCGCCGCCAGATCAGGCTGCAACGCCGGATCCGGTGTCACCGTCGACATTTCAATCTCTGACCAGTCCAGCACCCGGGGTGCAGCGGCATGCAGGTCCACCACCACAGTCCCGCCGCGGCGACGGGTCGCCAGGCGTCCGGTGTCCCGCACCCGGCTCCACGCCGTCATGACCGTACCCGGGCTCACGCCCGCGGCTCGGGCGAAGTCGCGGATGGTCGGCAGCTGCGCGCCCGGGGCCAACTCGCCCGCATCGATCAACCGGGTCAGTCCGGAACCGAGCGCCTTGGCGCTGGTGCCCGGTAGCCGCTGCGCCAGCCATTCCGCCTCGACCTGGCCGGTCGCGGCGCTTCGGGGCGCCACCGACGGCAAGCCCGTCATGCGAGCGCGCCGGAACCCAGGCGGTGCGGCGCCAACCCGTAGTGCTGCCGCAACGTGCTGCCCTGGTAGTCGGAGTGGAATACCCCGCGGGCCTGCAGCAGGGGGACCACGTGGTCGACGAAGTCGATCAGCACACTCGGTGAGCTGGCCATGTGCAGGTTGAAACCGTCGGCTGCCTCGGCCAGGTACCAGTCGGTGATGGTGTCGGCTACCTGCTCTGGGGTGCCGATCACCGAGACATGCTGGGTGCCGTTGCGGCGCAGCCGGAATACCTCCCGCAACGTGAGGTTGTCCTTCGCTGCCCGGTCCAGCAGCCCGTCGAGTTCACTGGCCGCGGTACGGCTGATCTCGGCATTCGCCAGCAGATCGAACGGCAAGGTCCGGTCCATGTCCAACGCGTCGGCCGGGATGCCGAGCTGGCGGGCGAAGAACGAGACCCGGGTGGCGTCCGGGGTGGCCTCGTCCAGCTCCCGCTGCCGGGCTCGGGCAGCGGCCTCGGTGTCACCGATCACCACGAAGAACCCCGGTAGTACCTTCATGGCATCCGGATCACGTCCGGCGTCGGCCGCCCTGCTGCGCAACAGGTTACGATAGGTCACCCCGTCGCCCAGTTCGGTCTGGTGGGTGTAGACCGCATCGGCGGTGCGCGCCGCCAGTACGATGCCGTGCTCGGACGCCCCCGCCTGGACCAGCAGCGGCCGGCCTTGCGGCGACGGCGGTACCAGTGGCTCCCCGGCCACCTGGATGCGTTCGCCGGCGAACGCCGCGGGCCGCAGGGCGCCGGGCCGCAGGTAGTCGCCGCTGGCACGGTCACCGGCGATCGGGTCGGGCTCCCACGCCTCCCACAACGCGACCACGGCGTCGACGAACTCGTTGGCACGGGCGTACCGATCCGTCTTGGCCAGGGCATTCGGCGCCGAGAAGTTGCGTGCCGCTTTGTCTCCCGCGGTCACGACGTAGTTCCACGCCGCACGGCCACCGCTGACCAGATCGAGCGACGACACCTGGCGCGCCAGGTTGTACGGGTCGTTGTAGGACGTGGATGCCGTGCCGATGAGTCCGATCCGCCGGGTGGCGCCCGCGACGGCAGTCAGAGCGATGAACGGGGTCAACGCCCGCCAGGGGTGATGCCAGTAGGCGCCGTCGAAAGCCGGCGTGTCCGCCAGGAACACCGCCTGCAGTTTGCCCCGTTCGGCGATCTTCGCCAGTTCGACGTAGTGGTGGTGCGTGACGAACCAGGACGGATCGTGCTCGTCGAGCCGCCACGAACCCTTGGCGGTGCCCCCCGGCAGCAGGTTGAGGTTGAGAATCAGTCCCTCGTCAGGCCGTCGCGACATGGACCACCTCCCGCAGCGGCGCCAGCACCTCGGACACGGTGAGCTCCAGGCTGGACTTCCACTGCGCCAGCGTGAGTTTGGCTGGTGCCACCTGGAGCAGCACCTCGTCCACCAGATGCAGCTCCGGGTCGTTGCGCAGGGCGGTGCGCACCAGCTCGGGGTCGCCGTACCAGGGGTCACCGTTGCCATTCTTGCGGTGCAGCGCGATGGCACGCTCCCCCGCAATGGCGCGCGCCTGCGCGGTCGTCTCGGCGACGATCACCGTGCGGGAAGCCGCGATCCGCTGTTGTGGCCCGGCGTGCGCCCGGAATCCGTCGATGGCCTCACTGTGCCGGTGCAGATTGCCCTCGTAGTCCAGCGCTTTCGACGACCGCAACAGCAGGTTGTCCCCGATCGCCCCGATCTCGGCGGCGTGCGCCGGGTCGCTGGCCACCCGCCACAGGCGCTGACGTAGATTTCCCGCCGGTGGGTACAGCCGCTTGCCGCCGCCGAGGTCATCCCCGTCGAGCACCCGGCGCAGGGTGGCCGCCTTCTCCGTGTACACCCGCAGTCGGTCGTCCCAGTCGACACCGAACGGACCGAACGCCCAATCCTCGAGCCCCGAGCCGAGTCCGAGTTGCAGTCGACCGCCGGACAGCGCATCGGCGATCACGGCATCCTCGGCCACCCGGATCGGGTTCTCCAAGGTGATGACGACGACACCGGCGCCGAGCCGGATGCGGCTCGTGCGCTGGCTCGCCGCGGCCAGGAACACCAGCGGTGAGGCGATGGTGCCCTTGTCGGAACGGAAGTGGTGGGAAGTGACCCACGCTGTCGAGAGTCCGAGCTCTTCGGCGTAGGCGATGAGCTCGAGTCCGTCGTGGTACTGACGTACCGGGTCGGCCTCGGTGTCGTTGAGGCGGAAGAAGATCCCGAAATCCGGCAGGGTGGGTCGCGTCATGTCAGCTCTTCCAGGTGTCGTAGGCCCAGAAGTTGGTCATCCCGCGCGGCGGGTCCAGCCACCGCTCGATCTCGTGCACCGCGCTGCTGGCGGCCACGTTGTAACGCTCCGTGTACAGCGGCAGTGTCGTCACCTGATCCACCAGCGCGTACTGAGCCACCCTGTCGTACGCAGCCCTGCGGGCGTCGTCGTCGAGCGCGGTGCGTCCGTCTGCAAGCCAACCGTCCACCTGCGGATCCTCCAGTTTGGGCCCGTTGATGGCACCGCCGGTCTCGTAGATCTTCTCCAACACCACACCGATGTCGACGCCGCCGACCGCGCGGGGGAACGCCTCATAGGTGTTGGTCTCGCGCACCACGTCCACGGTGCCTTCGTCACGGAACTGCAGATCCACGTCGATGCCGGCGTTGGTGCGGGCCTCGGCCTGATACGCCTCGAGCACGGTCGACAGCGGGGGCTTGGGCTCGGTGGCGATCAAGCGGATGGTGAGGCGCTGGCCCGCGGCGTTGGTGCGGTACCCGTCGCTGTCGCGGGGACCCGTCCAGCCGGCCTCGTCGAGCAGCCGGTTGGCCTCATCGATGTTCCCGCCATAGGAGTTCTCGTATTTGGCGTCGTAGAACGGGCTCTGCGGTCCGACGATGCTCCAGGCCCGATCCGAGCTGCCCTGCAGCACGGTGTCGATGATCGGGTTCAGGTCAACCGCTTCCCGCAACGCCCGACGGACGCGGACGTCCTTGGTGTTGTCACCGGTGACGTTGAAATACAGCGAATAGGGCGAGACATTGGACGGCTTCCACTCGAATTGGAAGCCCTCCACGCCGTCGAAGGTCGCGATATCGGCAGGC from Mycolicibacterium tokaiense includes the following:
- a CDS encoding aminotransferase class I/II-fold pyridoxal phosphate-dependent enzyme, translating into MTGLPSVAPRSAATGQVEAEWLAQRLPGTSAKALGSGLTRLIDAGELAPGAQLPTIRDFARAAGVSPGTVMTAWSRVRDTGRLATRRRGGTVVVDLHAAAPRVLDWSEIEMSTVTPDPALQPDLAAALVRALDTPDLHAAQRAYITPRLLRSVAGEWPFEAQAWNCVGGGTEAVVLATAAAAGGGPVAVEEPVSPGYLEILRGLGIEPVAVRADAEGPTIASVSAALDAGVTAVVLQPSGAYAVSGALSEQRATRLAALMADRAPHTWIVEDDSAGPLTDGEPATLGTCLPGQVLRIRSYCKAFGIDLRTAVMGGSAELIERTIRLRSFGMASNSRILQNALAALIEDQQTADTLLRARAVYRRRRQAALAAFARSGLTATGSPDGFVVWVQVPDETTTLVNLARQGLVVAAGSTSFVNPPGGLLRVSVLQLPDDCDRIDELAEAVRAAVHSAEREYFD
- a CDS encoding NtaA/DmoA family FMN-dependent monooxygenase (This protein belongs to a clade of FMN-dependent monooxygenases, within a broader family of flavin-dependent oxidoreductases, the luciferase-like monooxygenase (LMM) family, some of whose members use coenzyme F420 rather than FMN.), with the translated sequence MSRRPDEGLILNLNLLPGGTAKGSWRLDEHDPSWFVTHHHYVELAKIAERGKLQAVFLADTPAFDGAYWHHPWRALTPFIALTAVAGATRRIGLIGTASTSYNDPYNLARQVSSLDLVSGGRAAWNYVVTAGDKAARNFSAPNALAKTDRYARANEFVDAVVALWEAWEPDPIAGDRASGDYLRPGALRPAAFAGERIQVAGEPLVPPSPQGRPLLVQAGASEHGIVLAARTADAVYTHQTELGDGVTYRNLLRSRAADAGRDPDAMKVLPGFFVVIGDTEAAARARQRELDEATPDATRVSFFARQLGIPADALDMDRTLPFDLLANAEISRTAASELDGLLDRAAKDNLTLREVFRLRRNGTQHVSVIGTPEQVADTITDWYLAEAADGFNLHMASSPSVLIDFVDHVVPLLQARGVFHSDYQGSTLRQHYGLAPHRLGSGALA
- a CDS encoding LLM class flavin-dependent oxidoreductase; this encodes MTRPTLPDFGIFFRLNDTEADPVRQYHDGLELIAYAEELGLSTAWVTSHHFRSDKGTIASPLVFLAAASQRTSRIRLGAGVVVITLENPIRVAEDAVIADALSGGRLQLGLGSGLEDWAFGPFGVDWDDRLRVYTEKAATLRRVLDGDDLGGGKRLYPPAGNLRQRLWRVASDPAHAAEIGAIGDNLLLRSSKALDYEGNLHRHSEAIDGFRAHAGPQQRIAASRTVIVAETTAQARAIAGERAIALHRKNGNGDPWYGDPELVRTALRNDPELHLVDEVLLQVAPAKLTLAQWKSSLELTVSEVLAPLREVVHVATA
- a CDS encoding ABC transporter substrate-binding protein; translated protein: MKRRLRLAALGAAAMLALTACGGSDSGGDAGGEPVSGGTLTVAQADYPEEGMNPQVRGCCSEVQVMRNVYDSLVAIDYDESIHPWLATSWERSDDGLTYTFTLRDDVKFSDGEPFNAAAVKANFDKIITDTEYAPSVAKSTFQNLAATEVVDDYTVRTVLKEPTANWLNTLASLQGGQISPKSLENPDAAAGGVGIAGTGPFILDEVVEGSELRFTRNEDYNWPSALASHEGKAYLDELVVKIVPEPNVRAGLLTSGEVDAIAQVAPADIATFDGVEGFQFEWKPSNVSPYSLYFNVTGDNTKDVRVRRALREAVDLNPIIDTVLQGSSDRAWSIVGPQSPFYDAKYENSYGGNIDEANRLLDEAGWTGPRDSDGYRTNAAGQRLTIRLIATEPKPPLSTVLEAYQAEARTNAGIDVDLQFRDEGTVDVVRETNTYEAFPRAVGGVDIGVVLEKIYETGGAINGPKLEDPQVDGWLADGRTALDDDARRAAYDRVAQYALVDQVTTLPLYTERYNVAASSAVHEIERWLDPPRGMTNFWAYDTWKS